The Streptomyces sp. NBC_00483 genome contains the following window.
GGGCGCCGAGTGGCAGGCGCTCGGCGGCAGTGCCACCGACGCGGACGGGCGCTGCAAGGACCTGCCGGCGCTGCCGGAGGGCACCACCCACGTACGCCTCGACTTCGAGACCGAGGCGTACTTCGACAAGAAGTCCGCCAACCAGCAAGCCGATGCGACGCAGGACGCCCCCGCGAATCGGGACAGCGACACGACCGGAGCGTTCTTCCCGGAGGTGGCGATCACGTTCGCCGTCAAGCCGGGCGAGCACTACCACGTGCCGCTGCTGCTCAACCCGTTCGGCTACTCCGTTTACCGAGGGAGCTAGCAGACATGCCCACGATCCTGGGTCACAACCAGTACGGCAAGGCCGAGAACCGAGTCGTAAAGATCACGCGGGACGGCGACACCCACCACATCAAGGACCTGAACGTCTCGGTCGCCCTCAGCGGTGACCTCGACGACGTGCACCTCACCGGGTCGAACGCCAACTGCCTGCCGACGGACACCACCAAGAACACCTGCTTCGCCTTCGCCAAGGAACACGGCATCGAGTCGGCGGAGCAGTACGGGATCGAGCTCGCCCGGCACTTCGTCGAGAGCCAGCCGTCCATCCACCGGGCGCGCATCCGCATCGAGGAGTACTCGTGGGAGCGCATCGCCGGCTCCGACGCGGGCTCCAAGTTCATCGGCGCCGACGAGGTCAAGCACTCCTTCGTCCGCAAGGGCCAGGAGACGCGGCTCGTTCAGGTCACGTACGACGGCGAGAAGTTCGAAGTCCTGTCCGGGCTCAAGGACTTGACCGTGATGAACACCACGAACTCCGAGTTCTGGGGCTACATCAAGGACAAGTACACGACGCTCAAGGAGGACTACGACCGCATCCTCGCGACGTCGCTGTCGACCTGGTGGCGGCACAACTGGACGGGCGTCGACGACGAGCGCACGCCCAACTGGAACAAGTCGTACGAGCAGTCGAAGAAGCACATCCTCCAGGCCTTCGTCGAGACGTACTCGCTGTCGCTGCAGCAGACCCTCTTCCAGATGGGTTCGCGCGTCATCAACAACCGCAGCGAGATCGACGAGATCCGCTTCTCCGCGCCGAACAAGCACCACTTCCGGCAGGACCTCTCGGCCTTCGGCCTGGAGAACGAGGCGAAGGACGGCGCCGTGTACTGGGCCGCCGACCGCCCCTACGGCCTGATCGAGGCCACCATCCTCAGGGACGGCGCGGACCAGCGCATCCCGGTCGACATGACCAACCTCTGACGCTCTGTGCGTAGTTGACGCGGCAGCGCGCCCCTTCCCACCCGCAGTAGGCAGGGGCGCGCAGCACCCGGAGGGAACATAAAGCAATGGCAGTGCCAGCAAAGGGGCCGGCTGAAGCCGAGGGCCCGTGTTCCACCCCATCGGAGAGCACCGCATCGCAGGTGCACCCGGTGGACGAAAAGCTCCACCCGTCGCGGCTCGCGCCCGCCGCACTCCAGCACATCGCCGCCATGTACGCCGGCGTCGTCACCCCGCCGCTCATCATCGGCCAGGCCGTCCGCCTCGACACCGCGGGCCAGACCCGGCTGATCGCCGCCTCGCTGCTCATCGCGGGTGTGGCCACCCTGCTCCAGACGCTCGGCGTCAAGGGCTTCGTCGGCAACCGGCTGCCCTTCGTCAACGCCGCGTCCTCCGCGGGCATCGCACCGATGCTCGCCATCGCCGAGACGAACGCCAAAGGCGACCAACTCCCCGCCATTTACGGGGCAGTTATGGTCGCGGGCGTCTTCTGTCTCGCGATCGGCCCGTTCTTCGGCCGGCTGCTGAGGTTCTTCCCGCCGCTCGTCACCGGCGTCGTCATCACCCTCATCGGTGTGACCCTGATGCCCGTGCCCGTCGGCTGGGCCCAGGGCGGCGACAAGACCGCCGCCGACTACGGCGACATGCGCTACCTCGCCCTCGCCGCCTTCACGCTCGTCGTCATCCTGCTGATCCAGCGCTTCGCCACGGGCTTCGTCAAGCAAGTCGCCCTGCTCTTCGGCATGTTGATCGGAACACTCGCCGCGATCCCGTTCGGCATGGCGGACTTCTCTTCGTTGAAGTCGGCGCCCGTGGCCGCGCTCCCGACGCCGTTCGCCTTCGGCGCCCCCGAGTTCCAGCCCGCCGCGATCATCTCGCTCTGCCTCGTCATGCTCGTCCTGATGACCGAGTCGAGCGCCGGCATGCTGGCCATCGGTGAGATCTGCGAGCGCGAGTGCGACGGGAA
Protein-coding sequences here:
- the pucL gene encoding factor-independent urate hydroxylase; the encoded protein is MPTILGHNQYGKAENRVVKITRDGDTHHIKDLNVSVALSGDLDDVHLTGSNANCLPTDTTKNTCFAFAKEHGIESAEQYGIELARHFVESQPSIHRARIRIEEYSWERIAGSDAGSKFIGADEVKHSFVRKGQETRLVQVTYDGEKFEVLSGLKDLTVMNTTNSEFWGYIKDKYTTLKEDYDRILATSLSTWWRHNWTGVDDERTPNWNKSYEQSKKHILQAFVETYSLSLQQTLFQMGSRVINNRSEIDEIRFSAPNKHHFRQDLSAFGLENEAKDGAVYWAADRPYGLIEATILRDGADQRIPVDMTNL
- a CDS encoding nucleobase:cation symporter-2 family protein, producing MAVPAKGPAEAEGPCSTPSESTASQVHPVDEKLHPSRLAPAALQHIAAMYAGVVTPPLIIGQAVRLDTAGQTRLIAASLLIAGVATLLQTLGVKGFVGNRLPFVNAASSAGIAPMLAIAETNAKGDQLPAIYGAVMVAGVFCLAIGPFFGRLLRFFPPLVTGVVITLIGVTLMPVPVGWAQGGDKTAADYGDMRYLALAAFTLVVILLIQRFATGFVKQVALLFGMLIGTLAAIPFGMADFSSLKSAPVAALPTPFAFGAPEFQPAAIISLCLVMLVLMTESSAGMLAIGEICERECDGKTITRGLRTDGIATFLGPIFGGLPTSAFAQNVGVVSLTKVRSRYVVAVAGGTLLILGIFPMLGAVVSLVPMPVLGGAGIVLFGSIAVSGIRTLSEAGLDDSSNIILVAVSLGAGIIPLAAPSFYADFPAWAQTVLGSGISAGALVAVSLNLFFHHLGTRGAPAAALKSS
- the uraH gene encoding hydroxyisourate hydrolase: MSTETTASVSTHILDTSIGRPAEGVAISLAARAGSGAEWQALGGSATDADGRCKDLPALPEGTTHVRLDFETEAYFDKKSANQQADATQDAPANRDSDTTGAFFPEVAITFAVKPGEHYHVPLLLNPFGYSVYRGS